The genomic interval TGCTCTCCACCCCGTCCAGCGTGATACGGTTGCGGTACGAACCGTCCTCGTTGAGTTCCGCACGGCTTCTGAAGGCTTCGAGGTCTTTTTCGATGCGCCCGATCTTGTCGTCGAGTTTTTCGATCTCCCCGAGCGTATGTTCCAACTGGCTGCGGCTCGACGACTTACCGCGGATGAACGCCTGACGCTCGCTCTCCAGCCCCGCGATCTTCTTTTCGAGGCGCGCCTTTTCCAGCAGGTCGGTGTTGCCCGACAGCACGGCCACATATTCCGAGAAGTTCATGCCGCTGCCTTCGTCCATACCGCCCTCGTCGATGGTACGCACTCCCAGATTATTGTGTTTGAGCTGGCGGATGAAGAGCTGCTTGTTGTGCAGCAGCCCGAACTTGTAGGCGTCGAGCGACTTTTCGACGGCGTAGATGATAACATCCACCGTGTTGTCGGCGTAGAGCTTGGCCACTTCGTTGCCTTTGCGGATGCCGCGCCCTTCGCGCTGCTCCAAGTCGCTGGGCCGCCACGGACTGTCGAGGTGGTGGATTGCCACGCACCGCCTCTGGGCGTTCACGCCCGTACCCAGCATATCGGTCGAGCCGAACAATACGCGGATGCGTCCGGTGTTCATCTCTTCGATCATCTTCTTGCGTTTGCCCTCGCTGCCGGCTGCCTCTTGTATGAAACGAACCTCGGAAGCCGGAATGCCGTGGTCTTCGACCAGCTTGCGCCGAATCTCGGCGTACACGTTCCACTCGTCTCCCGGCTTCCATGTCCCCAGATCGGAGAAGACGAACTGCGTGCCCTTGTGCTGGTCGTACTTGCGGTAATAGTGCGCGATCTGCGCGGCACAGTGGCTCGCCTTATTGTCCACATGATCGCCGTACAGCTCCGGGTCGATCATACGCATATCGAGCGACATTTTACGGGCGTAGTCCGTAGCGATCAGCATTTTGGCTTTCTCCTCGCTTTCCGTGAGGGGTGCCCGTCCCAGCACGGTGGCATCGCCTGTCTTGGCGAAATGCACCAACTGGTCGATAAACGCCTGCTGGTCGGGCGTGGGCGGGATGTTGTGCAGTATCTCGTTCTTGCGCGGGCGGTCGATACCGATGTCCTCGGCCGTGCGGAAATCCGTAATTTCCGAATAAAAAGCCGCCAGCTCCGGAACCTTGATGAAATAGCGGAACCGTTCCTTCTGCACGATCTGGTTGGTGACCGAGAACTCGTAATCGACGCTCTTTTTGGCGAATACGGCGGCCCATGCGTCGAAGGTGCGGATGTTCTGCCGGTCGAGCGCTTTCGGACGCAGGTATTTGAACAGCAGATACAACTCCGTGAGGGAGTTGGAAATGGTCGTCCCCGACAGAAATGTCGCCCCCAGATCGCGCCCCGTGCGCTCCTGTATGGTTCTGAGGGCAAAGAGCATGTTGAGTGCCCGCTGGCTCCCGTCGGGGTTGCCGAGGCCCGCCACGCGGTCGTGCCGCGTGTTGAACATCAGATTTTTGAATTTGTGGCTCTCGTCCACGCAGAGGTGGTCGATACCCATACGGCGGAAGTCCACCGCATCGTCCTTGCGGTGGTCGAGGGCGTACTGAATCTTTTGCAGTTTGGCCTCCAGATTGTGCCGGCGCTTGAGGTAGCCGGTCAGCATACGTTTCGATACGCTCTTGCCTTGCGCCTTGAGCAGCATAAGGTTCTGTTCTACGCTGTCGAGTTCCGCCCGCAAGATCTCCTGCTGGATTTCTGGCGACTGCGGGATCATGCCGAACTGCTCGTGCGAGAGGATCACCGCATCCCAGTCGTTGTTCTTGATCTGCCGGAATATCTGCTCGCGCTTCTTCGGCGTGAAATCCTCGCGGCCCGGATAGAGCACGCGGGCCATCGGATACGCTGTGCAGAACGTCTTGGCGATCTCATGGATATTGGCTTTCAGTCCCGTAATCATCGGTTTGTTCACCAGTCCGATGCGTTTTTTCTCGTAGGTTCCGCAGCACATGATAAGCGTCTTGCCGCCGCCGACCTCGTGGTCCACGATACCGCCGCCCAGCAGAATATCCATCCAAATAGCGTCCTTCTGGCTCGGATAGAGGTCTTCGATGCCCAGCGCCTTGCGGTCGAGGCCGGGAAAGGTCAGGTGCGAACCGTCGTACTTCGGGCGCACGAAACAGTTGAACTTGCGGTTATACATGTCGGCCAGACGCTCCTTGAAGTCGGCGGACTGGTCGCACAGCCAGTCCGTGAAACCGCTGCGGATCTCGTCGATCTTGATGTTGGCCTGCTGTATCTTCTCCCCGTCGCGTACCTTTACCTCTTTCCACTCGCCGTCGATCAGTTTGCGGGCTTTTTTGGTGATGTCCGGAATCGTGTTGTGCAGGGCGTGTTTCATCAGATGCAGTCCGGTATAACGGCGGAACTCTCCCTGAACGGCATACTGGTTCTGTATCTTGATATTGTACTCGTCTTTGGCCGTAATGCCGAACTCGTCCAGATCGGCAATGTAACCGATCTTGACCTCCGTTTCGAAGAGCCACGAGGCATAACTGTCGTAGATACCCGTAGGTATCCACCGCTCGCCGAAGTTGAAGTCCAAATCTTCAAAAGCGATGGGCTTGGGCGTAGCCTCTCGCAGCGCCGCGAGGGTCTCCCGTGCGCCCTCGTGATCCGGATTCTCGTCGAGGAAGCGCTCGACGCGGTCGGCCTTCTCGATGACGTTGCCCGCGATGACACGTTCGGCGATCTCGTATTTCCCGCTGTCGGGGTTGAAGTAGATACGCCCTTTGAGCTGTTCCAGCACCTCCGCTTCGCTCGCCCCGGTAAGTTCCGATATATACTCGATATCGATGTCCGCATAACGGTTCATGCTGGCCGCCAGTGCCGTATGCACATCGTCCGTCTTTTCGATCTCCGCCGGATTGAATGCGACGGGATGGTCGAAGATGTCGGCCTTGTTCACGATACCGTCGGCGTAGCGTTCCAGCGAGAGTATCTCGTCAGCTCCCGGATCCATCCGTATCCGGTCGATATTCTGCGGTTCGTTCAGCCGGCCGAACCGCTCCACGAAGTTGTCGTAAAGACTGTTCAGCATTACGCGCAGCGCGGGGTGCGGGGCCAGTGTGTCGGCCTCCACGTTGTAGAGGTGATAATAGGTGTCCCGCACCTCGATATAGAGCGACATTTTCACCCGCTGTTCTTCGGGCAGGTCGAGCGGATGGAACATCGGGCGTAGGGTTTTCAGGTCGCTCAGGTATCCTACACGGTTCTCTTTATCCACGATGAGCGTCCCGTCGCGGTAATGTTCCGGCCGTTCTCCCTTGAAAGGCCGGGGTGCGAGCGGGTCTTCGGCCGCCTCGTCGCCGTGTGCCGTATTGTGCGGCATAGCGGCTTCGGCTCGCTTTCCGGAAACGCTCGCGGACGGGACGCCCTGCCGTACCGCACTGCCTGCGGGTGCCGGATTGTCCGCAGCGGGCCCTGTGACGGCGACGGCATCCGGCGCCGGATGCGGAGAGCCGGTCGCAATGAACGGATCGGCCTGCGGCGACAATGCGTCCGATAGCTGCGCCCTGTCTCCGGATTTGCCGTCCGCAGCACTGTCGGGAACCTTACGAGACGGTTCCGGCCGCTCCCTTCCGTATTCCGTTCGGATCGCGGCCTGCGGCTGCCCGGCTACGCCGGATCGCCCTGTCGCAGGCTTCGCCGCAGCCTGCCTGTTTACGGTTATCGTTCTCGATTGATTTTCTGCGGACGTAACGGCGGAGCGCTCCGCAGGTACGGCGGTCAATACCTCTGCCGGCTGTCGTTCCTCTTGATACGGCCGATTCTGCATCAGCCTCTCCCGCCAGTCCAGAGGACGCTCCTCCTCCCGAGAAACATTAGCCGCCTTCGGGGCCTGTGCGCTCTGCGGGGGTTGTATCGGTGTCGCGGCGGCCAAGTGTGCAGCGGCTTTCCGAAGCGCCTCGGCCGGGGACAATGCCGTGTTTGCCGCTGCGGCCCGCTGCTTCGCTTCCAACCGCTCCTGACGCGCTATCATCAGCTCCTCGCGCCATTCAATAAAGCGTTCCTCTT from Alistipes dispar carries:
- a CDS encoding N-6 DNA methylase, which encodes MAYNKTEHLRRNIEAIRTAFALEREQRAATPEERDVLRAYSGFGAIKEVLEPLPHKKETALTPLIEELHAVLKENTGGEREYKRYLDSLKASVLTAFYTPEPVTDAIMRMLYNAGVVPVRALEPSAGTGAFAEYLRRYNEEAEITCFEKDPLTGLILRHLHPDDTVRVQGLETIEPAYEGHFDLITSNIPFGDVSLFDPAFSSSRDPVRRQGAWAIHNYFFMKSVDLVRAGGLIAFITSQGMADAERNRPVREWLMERCDLVAAVRLPNNLFTDHAGTEVGSDLIVLQKNSAARPLSERQRDFIETRTLSNGITVNNSFRSLDRVVQTSAKVGTNPYGKPAMEFTHAGGVEGIARALADMLAEDMERHFNRELYESHAPKTAPRQYRERQTETVSPRQAHDDIGQARNTELSGQTALRQHGNREIAREIPATERDGIGQEQKAELSGQTVRQQTRQAAPSAAQAPETTAGIFDDEPPYPPDLDPFWQAIEDHWFPDEAEARIRTEEALRAERRQTEPSSAQTTLFPDAPASPHPSRQTAGFRRPATSVPLPETTRGGGPRRAGEVLQEVLSDLRQKAERYQAGRMQEPAPFDEQPGPFWHPTEEEWRDLNRWMEERYAVTQAASDGYRLDPETGEMIPIEDAEAEEIRDEATVQVEGAAMPNESLPPLPTQEAWQPAGQDWAEFGAWQEERERRFMEEYPPSPEMYGYAEPAVQTEATVVPNEDTGAAATPDEQPDTAELRGEPSVQNVRANISEPAVMEPAARRTAAHAPASAQEPQSMQEAERPAGSTVRPADDGREEAVMEPVARRTAAHAPASAQEPQSMQEAERPAGSTVRPAGDGREEAVAEPAATAAQARAAGQPSQDGFAGSLFDAFDTQTEPEPVLNVQQEPVLTLYDLFGFSAEERSQVNRPKKRGPKPKAQKQTTARPRKEPEEERFIEWREELMIARQERLEAKQRAAAANTALSPAEALRKAAAHLAAATPIQPPQSAQAPKAANVSREEERPLDWRERLMQNRPYQEERQPAEVLTAVPAERSAVTSAENQSRTITVNRQAAAKPATGRSGVAGQPQAAIRTEYGRERPEPSRKVPDSAADGKSGDRAQLSDALSPQADPFIATGSPHPAPDAVAVTGPAADNPAPAGSAVRQGVPSASVSGKRAEAAMPHNTAHGDEAAEDPLAPRPFKGERPEHYRDGTLIVDKENRVGYLSDLKTLRPMFHPLDLPEEQRVKMSLYIEVRDTYYHLYNVEADTLAPHPALRVMLNSLYDNFVERFGRLNEPQNIDRIRMDPGADEILSLERYADGIVNKADIFDHPVAFNPAEIEKTDDVHTALAASMNRYADIDIEYISELTGASEAEVLEQLKGRIYFNPDSGKYEIAERVIAGNVIEKADRVERFLDENPDHEGARETLAALREATPKPIAFEDLDFNFGERWIPTGIYDSYASWLFETEVKIGYIADLDEFGITAKDEYNIKIQNQYAVQGEFRRYTGLHLMKHALHNTIPDITKKARKLIDGEWKEVKVRDGEKIQQANIKIDEIRSGFTDWLCDQSADFKERLADMYNRKFNCFVRPKYDGSHLTFPGLDRKALGIEDLYPSQKDAIWMDILLGGGIVDHEVGGGKTLIMCCGTYEKKRIGLVNKPMITGLKANIHEIAKTFCTAYPMARVLYPGREDFTPKKREQIFRQIKNNDWDAVILSHEQFGMIPQSPEIQQEILRAELDSVEQNLMLLKAQGKSVSKRMLTGYLKRRHNLEAKLQKIQYALDHRKDDAVDFRRMGIDHLCVDESHKFKNLMFNTRHDRVAGLGNPDGSQRALNMLFALRTIQERTGRDLGATFLSGTTISNSLTELYLLFKYLRPKALDRQNIRTFDAWAAVFAKKSVDYEFSVTNQIVQKERFRYFIKVPELAAFYSEITDFRTAEDIGIDRPRKNEILHNIPPTPDQQAFIDQLVHFAKTGDATVLGRAPLTESEEKAKMLIATDYARKMSLDMRMIDPELYGDHVDNKASHCAAQIAHYYRKYDQHKGTQFVFSDLGTWKPGDEWNVYAEIRRKLVEDHGIPASEVRFIQEAAGSEGKRKKMIEEMNTGRIRVLFGSTDMLGTGVNAQRRCVAIHHLDSPWRPSDLEQREGRGIRKGNEVAKLYADNTVDVIIYAVEKSLDAYKFGLLHNKQLFIRQLKHNNLGVRTIDEGGMDEGSGMNFSEYVAVLSGNTDLLEKARLEKKIAGLESERQAFIRGKSSSRSQLEHTLGEIEKLDDKIGRIEKDLEAFRSRAELNEDGSYRNRITLDGVESNDPQFIGKQLNHIAKTVDTGSGEKRIGSIYGFEIIVKSEKSMKEGFESIRNRFYVRGEGEYLYQYNYGNLAGDPRTAALNPLHALGTIEPTLEKFRKERTLLEKDVPQLRQIIEGTWRKEADLAALKKEMERLDRQIQLALKPVGSDRDGEEAGEQQEQRQEKDARREAPAADDLQRHIPARLRQIADASGGRIVIGGVPPRTDDDFSSKKIKL